In Rahnella aquatilis CIP 78.65 = ATCC 33071, one DNA window encodes the following:
- a CDS encoding DUF1471 domain-containing protein, whose product MKLLPAITAVAITVASFSALAATPISEMQAQSGNYQSLGTVSVSASSTVPGSLHDQLNQIATDKGASHYRVIGADTPGDSSLTRASVELYK is encoded by the coding sequence ATGAAACTGTTACCTGCAATCACAGCTGTTGCTATTACCGTTGCTTCATTCTCAGCCCTGGCTGCAACGCCTATCTCTGAAATGCAGGCGCAAAGCGGTAACTACCAGTCACTGGGCACGGTGTCGGTCAGTGCGTCCAGTACCGTGCCGGGCAGCCTGCACGACCAGCTTAACCAGATTGCCACCGACAAAGGTGCGAGCCATTACCGTGTGATCGGGGCAGACACCCCGGGGGATTCAAGTCTGACCCGTGCCAGCGTTGAGTTGTATAAATAA
- a CDS encoding class I SAM-dependent methyltransferase: MNTKNTHSQAVDKQFGSQAQDYLTSAVHSQGADLQRLATLLAPFPHAQVIDLGCGAGHASFVAAGVVKNVIAYDLSAQMLDVVTQAARDKQLTNITVQQGVAESLPFDDHSADVIISRYSAHHWHDVGQALREVARVLKPGGKFIMMDVVSPGHPLLNIYLQTVEVLRDTSHVCNYSPGEWLNMAAEAGLIACEVTTDRLPLEFTSWIARMRTPEHFAVAIRELQKKMSDEVVKHFEIQPDGTFTSDIMMLVARKN; this comes from the coding sequence ATGAACACAAAAAATACCCACAGTCAGGCGGTCGATAAGCAGTTTGGTTCACAGGCGCAGGATTATCTGACCAGCGCCGTGCACTCGCAGGGGGCGGATTTACAACGTCTGGCGACGCTGCTGGCACCCTTTCCGCATGCGCAGGTGATTGATCTGGGTTGTGGCGCGGGGCACGCCAGTTTTGTCGCAGCAGGTGTGGTTAAAAATGTCATTGCCTATGATTTGTCGGCGCAGATGCTGGACGTGGTCACGCAGGCTGCCCGGGATAAGCAACTGACGAATATCACCGTGCAACAGGGCGTGGCGGAATCGCTGCCGTTCGACGACCACAGCGCGGATGTGATTATCAGCCGCTATTCCGCACATCACTGGCATGATGTCGGACAGGCGCTGCGTGAAGTGGCGCGTGTGCTGAAGCCGGGCGGTAAATTTATCATGATGGATGTGGTTTCGCCGGGGCATCCGTTGCTGAATATTTATCTGCAAACCGTCGAAGTGCTGCGCGACACCTCGCATGTTTGCAACTATTCACCAGGAGAATGGTTGAACATGGCGGCTGAAGCCGGGCTGATTGCCTGTGAAGTGACGACTGACCGTCTGCCGCTGGAGTTCACCAGTTGGATCGCCCGCATGCGCACACCGGAACATTTCGCCGTCGCTATCCGCGAGCTGCAAAAAAAGATGTCGGATGAGGTGGTAAAACATTTTGAGATCCAGCCTGACGGTACGTTCACCAGCGATATCATGATGCTGGTGGCCAGGAAAAACTGA
- the aroL gene encoding shikimate kinase AroL codes for MTQTIFMVGARGAGKTTVGSALAKTLGYKFVDTDLALLCTSGLSVADIVEREGWEGFRRRETETLKAICSPLTVVATGGGVVLSQENRDFMCENGTVIYLRSPASTLANRLEDTPLEDQRPTLTGKPITEEMMEVLNEREALYQEAAHHVVDGTQEPQTVVNLIMDALALPMVR; via the coding sequence ATGACACAAACCATTTTCATGGTCGGCGCGCGCGGTGCAGGTAAAACGACGGTGGGCAGTGCTCTGGCTAAAACGCTGGGCTACAAATTTGTCGATACCGATCTGGCGTTGCTGTGCACTTCTGGCCTCAGCGTGGCAGATATTGTTGAGCGCGAAGGCTGGGAAGGCTTTCGCCGCCGTGAAACTGAGACACTCAAAGCCATCTGCTCGCCACTGACCGTAGTTGCCACAGGTGGCGGCGTGGTGTTGTCCCAGGAAAATCGCGACTTTATGTGTGAAAACGGTACTGTCATTTATCTGCGTTCCCCGGCATCAACCCTGGCAAATCGTCTGGAAGATACGCCGCTGGAAGATCAGCGCCCGACATTGACGGGCAAACCGATTACTGAAGAAATGATGGAAGTACTGAATGAGCGCGAGGCGCTTTATCAGGAGGCCGCCCATCATGTTGTTGACGGAACGCAGGAGCCGCAGACTGTCGTGAACCTGATTATGGACGCGCTGGCGCTGCCAATGGTGCGCTGA
- a CDS encoding class I SAM-dependent methyltransferase, giving the protein MLNAAKMTIKNTGISIQNQFFYLQNFITSPRTMGTLMPSSPWLCHAMLSQIDWTTSLDIAELGAADGVLTRRILSRMRADARLEAFEIQPAFVRKLNQMKDSRLQVMAHSAEHMSTQYDAVFSCLPLLSMPLRTSIRILQSTRQQLKEKDGVLVLFQYSQLSEKLLSRYFTWKKIRVVKNFPPALVYICKPR; this is encoded by the coding sequence ATGTTGAATGCCGCAAAAATGACGATTAAGAACACCGGGATTTCGATTCAGAATCAGTTTTTTTATTTGCAGAATTTTATTACTTCACCACGCACCATGGGCACGCTTATGCCCTCATCGCCGTGGTTGTGCCATGCAATGCTCAGCCAGATTGACTGGACGACATCGCTGGATATCGCCGAGCTGGGCGCGGCAGACGGCGTTCTGACACGCCGCATTCTGAGCCGGATGCGGGCAGATGCCAGGCTTGAGGCTTTTGAAATCCAGCCCGCGTTTGTGCGTAAGCTTAATCAGATGAAAGATAGCCGTTTGCAGGTGATGGCGCATTCTGCCGAGCATATGAGCACGCAGTATGACGCTGTGTTTTCCTGTCTGCCGCTGTTGTCGATGCCTCTGCGTACCAGCATCCGGATTTTGCAGTCCACACGGCAACAGCTGAAAGAAAAAGACGGCGTGCTGGTTTTATTCCAGTACAGCCAGCTGTCAGAGAAGTTGTTATCACGCTATTTCACCTGGAAAAAAATCCGCGTGGTGAAGAATTTTCCGCCCGCCCTGGTGTATATCTGTAAACCTCGCTGA
- a CDS encoding GNAT family N-acetyltransferase encodes MMTRQIYQDEEFEIRVATELEAVTHFAAVKASVKDIGAWESWCTEKYSPEDSRKYLADSEQKRHRGTEFNFCVFERTGGQLIGSVGINRIIPEYKFANLGYWIRTGYTGRGLATLAARTAARFAFTALELTRLEIVVMEGNDRSRRVAEKTGAISEGLHRNRLYYHGQPRDAWMYSLIPGDL; translated from the coding sequence ATGATGACACGCCAGATTTATCAGGATGAAGAGTTCGAAATTCGTGTAGCGACTGAGCTTGAGGCCGTCACACATTTTGCGGCAGTTAAAGCCTCCGTGAAGGATATTGGCGCATGGGAATCCTGGTGCACTGAGAAATATTCGCCTGAAGACAGCCGGAAATATCTGGCTGACAGCGAGCAGAAACGCCATCGCGGGACAGAATTCAATTTCTGTGTATTTGAACGTACAGGCGGTCAGCTGATTGGCAGCGTGGGCATCAACCGCATCATCCCGGAGTATAAATTCGCCAATCTCGGTTACTGGATCCGTACCGGTTATACCGGTCGCGGGCTGGCGACGCTGGCAGCCAGAACGGCGGCGCGCTTTGCATTTACCGCACTGGAGCTGACCCGTCTGGAAATCGTGGTGATGGAAGGCAACGACCGCAGCCGCCGGGTGGCGGAAAAAACGGGCGCGATATCAGAAGGCCTGCACCGCAACCGGCTTTATTATCACGGTCAGCCGCGTGATGCCTGGATGTATTCCCTGATCCCGGGCGATCTCTGA
- a CDS encoding OPT/YSL family transporter, which yields MSDQPAKHNKENPLKDIGTLIVMILLSVLGAIIGVQLITTLGVTPNTSIIGALFAMLLARIPMQAFHRYRSVHTQNLAQTVISSATFGAANSLLMPIAIPYVMGQPQLIMPMFTGVAAAMLLDAYLLYRLFDTKVFPASNAWPPGVAAAEAIKAGDNGGRQAWLLVAGVVVGLGGAMLKIPMAAFGTAFIGNIWALSMFGIGLLIRAYAQPVAGLDLNALYIPHGMMVGAGLVSLLQVIQVVRAKNADAKATFTQPAKEVRKALGLGAFGYIAIAALLALAGGLYSEMSVGMLIAFVIYAAFAAFFHELIVGIAAMHSGWFPAFAVALITLIIGILLGFPPLALCVLTGFTAATGPAFADMGFDLKAGFILRGYGKDLQAELYGRRIQLFAALLAFIIAIPVVWYAHYGYFAQDLVPPVARVYAKTIQAGAQPGIAHSLLIWAIPGALIQLIGGPKRQLGVLLATGLLINSVMAGWAVVCGIVLRIIIIRIWGEKGRTPMEVLAAGFIAGDALYSFFTSIFSAKK from the coding sequence ATGTCAGATCAACCTGCAAAACATAATAAGGAAAATCCGCTAAAGGATATTGGCACGCTCATCGTGATGATTTTGCTGTCTGTTTTAGGCGCAATCATCGGTGTTCAACTGATTACCACGTTAGGCGTTACGCCAAATACGTCGATTATCGGCGCGCTGTTTGCCATGCTACTGGCGCGCATTCCGATGCAGGCTTTTCACCGCTACCGTTCTGTTCATACGCAGAATCTGGCGCAAACCGTTATTTCTTCTGCGACCTTTGGCGCGGCAAACAGTTTGCTGATGCCGATCGCTATCCCTTATGTCATGGGGCAGCCGCAACTGATCATGCCGATGTTTACCGGCGTAGCCGCAGCGATGTTGCTCGATGCCTATCTGCTTTACCGTCTGTTCGACACCAAAGTGTTCCCTGCCAGCAATGCCTGGCCACCGGGTGTTGCGGCGGCTGAAGCCATCAAAGCGGGTGATAACGGCGGCCGTCAGGCCTGGCTGCTGGTCGCGGGTGTGGTTGTCGGGCTGGGGGGCGCGATGCTTAAAATCCCGATGGCGGCTTTCGGTACGGCATTTATCGGCAATATCTGGGCGCTCAGTATGTTTGGTATCGGCTTGCTGATCCGCGCTTATGCGCAGCCGGTCGCCGGGCTGGATCTTAACGCGCTGTATATTCCGCACGGCATGATGGTTGGCGCGGGGCTGGTGTCGTTGCTGCAGGTGATTCAGGTGGTGCGCGCTAAAAACGCCGACGCCAAAGCCACGTTTACCCAACCGGCGAAAGAGGTGCGTAAAGCGCTCGGTCTGGGCGCATTCGGTTATATTGCTATTGCTGCACTGCTGGCGCTGGCAGGCGGGCTGTACAGTGAAATGTCGGTCGGCATGCTGATCGCGTTCGTGATTTACGCTGCCTTTGCTGCTTTCTTCCATGAGCTGATTGTCGGGATTGCCGCGATGCATTCCGGCTGGTTCCCTGCCTTTGCCGTGGCGCTGATTACCTTAATTATCGGCATTCTGCTCGGCTTCCCGCCACTGGCGTTGTGCGTACTGACCGGCTTTACTGCGGCTACCGGCCCGGCATTTGCCGATATGGGCTTTGACCTGAAAGCCGGATTCATTTTGCGCGGTTATGGCAAAGATTTGCAGGCTGAACTCTATGGCCGCCGCATCCAGTTATTCGCTGCATTGCTGGCATTTATCATCGCCATTCCCGTTGTGTGGTACGCCCATTACGGTTACTTCGCCCAGGATTTAGTACCGCCGGTCGCGCGGGTTTATGCCAAAACTATTCAGGCCGGTGCCCAGCCGGGCATTGCGCACAGCCTGCTGATCTGGGCGATTCCGGGCGCATTGATTCAGCTGATTGGCGGCCCGAAACGCCAGCTTGGCGTGCTGCTGGCGACCGGTTTGCTGATCAACAGCGTGATGGCCGGATGGGCCGTAGTCTGCGGCATCGTGCTGCGCATTATCATTATCCGAATCTGGGGTGAAAAAGGGCGTACGCCAATGGAAGTGCTGGCGGCAGGCTTTATTGCCGGTGATGCACTTTACAGCTTCTTCACCTCGATTTTCAGTGCCAAAAAATAA
- a CDS encoding IclR family transcriptional regulator: MTTLENAAAVLKLFSKQGVRQGHPGLSFSDVVEDLKLPKSTVSRLLMTMETEGLLERDPDSRLYRIGRLLLAVSSHYLSAPLVDLASPYMAQLSQLTQCTGYISMLEGRDIMVMRMFPGRTYLQVVTPAGSLLPAHETAIGRAILARYTDDEVLARYSDKYQVNSANSPASREILLSRLAEVRQHGVSFASNETLLGISTLATSIFNKHRNETVGLCLSFPSPAPGKEIPQGIKEGLIAVTRQIAEKLGDEYWHLSKTAM, from the coding sequence ATGACCACATTAGAAAATGCGGCTGCGGTACTGAAATTATTTTCAAAACAAGGAGTCCGGCAGGGACATCCGGGTTTGTCATTCAGTGATGTGGTCGAAGATTTAAAATTACCGAAAAGTACGGTTTCCCGTTTGCTGATGACGATGGAAACAGAAGGGCTGCTCGAACGTGATCCTGACAGCCGTTTGTACCGAATCGGACGATTATTACTGGCTGTTTCCAGCCATTATTTATCGGCTCCGCTGGTCGATTTAGCGTCGCCTTATATGGCGCAACTCAGCCAGCTGACGCAATGCACCGGCTATATCTCCATGCTGGAAGGGCGCGACATCATGGTCATGCGCATGTTTCCGGGCAGAACGTATCTGCAAGTGGTCACTCCGGCCGGAAGCCTGTTGCCCGCGCATGAAACAGCCATCGGGCGCGCGATTTTGGCACGATATACCGATGATGAAGTTCTGGCACGCTACAGCGACAAATATCAGGTGAATTCTGCTAATTCGCCGGCAAGCAGGGAGATTCTGTTATCCCGGCTGGCGGAAGTCCGGCAGCACGGTGTGTCATTTGCCAGCAACGAAACGTTATTGGGAATAAGTACCTTAGCCACCAGTATTTTTAATAAGCACCGTAATGAGACCGTCGGATTATGTTTATCTTTCCCTTCGCCCGCGCCGGGGAAAGAAATTCCGCAAGGCATAAAAGAAGGGCTGATTGCTGTAACCCGGCAAATCGCCGAAAAATTGGGTGATGAGTATTGGCATTTATCTAAAACGGCAATGTAG
- a CDS encoding DUF1177 domain-containing protein gives MSLQQTLTVFELIDSAYVSGQDIVDLFARYPGITASTHRADGPKGGTDFVRITVPGSQGKSRGGTAPTLGIIGRLGGIGARPTRIGLVSDGDGAIAAVSSALKLADMQRKGDVLDGDVIITTHICPNAPTRPHDPVDFMDSPIDDVTMNDNEVVDGVDAILSIDTTKGNRIISHKGYAISPTVKEGYILRVSEDLLRIMEMTSGKPAVTFPITTQDITPYGNGVHHLNSILQPSTATTVPVVGVAITAESVVPGCGTGASHEVDIALAAKFAVEVAKEFGRGTCQFFDADEYQLLLSLYGSLRHLQNRK, from the coding sequence ATGAGTTTGCAACAGACATTAACGGTATTCGAACTGATTGACAGCGCCTATGTCAGCGGCCAGGACATTGTGGACTTGTTCGCCCGCTATCCGGGCATCACCGCCAGCACCCACCGCGCTGACGGCCCGAAAGGCGGCACCGATTTTGTGCGTATCACCGTGCCGGGCAGCCAGGGGAAAAGCCGTGGCGGCACAGCGCCAACGCTCGGGATTATCGGCCGTCTTGGCGGGATTGGTGCGCGTCCGACGCGTATCGGTCTGGTCTCTGATGGCGATGGTGCGATTGCCGCTGTCAGCAGCGCACTCAAGCTGGCTGACATGCAGCGCAAGGGCGATGTGCTCGACGGCGACGTGATTATCACTACCCATATTTGCCCGAACGCACCGACCCGCCCGCATGATCCGGTCGATTTCATGGATTCGCCGATTGATGACGTGACCATGAATGATAATGAAGTGGTGGACGGCGTCGATGCCATCCTGTCTATCGACACCACCAAAGGCAACCGCATCATCAGTCACAAGGGATACGCGATTTCGCCGACGGTGAAAGAGGGTTACATCCTGCGTGTTTCTGAAGATTTACTGCGCATCATGGAAATGACCAGCGGCAAACCGGCGGTCACTTTCCCGATTACCACGCAGGACATCACGCCTTACGGCAACGGCGTGCATCATCTGAACAGTATTCTGCAACCGTCAACGGCGACTACCGTACCGGTGGTCGGTGTGGCTATTACGGCGGAATCGGTTGTACCGGGTTGTGGCACCGGGGCAAGTCATGAAGTGGATATCGCGCTGGCGGCAAAATTTGCCGTTGAAGTCGCGAAAGAGTTTGGCCGCGGCACCTGTCAGTTTTTTGATGCCGATGAATATCAACTCCTGTTGTCGCTGTACGGAAGCTTGCGCCACCTGCAAAACCGGAAGTAA
- a CDS encoding helix-turn-helix transcriptional regulator, with amino-acid sequence MIDNAESLSGPKALGMFLRTHRERVTPEMVGLPGSSRRRTSGLRREELAQISGISATWYTWIEQGRDVSISAATLDSLAKALRLEPAAREYLFSLASVKDPQALPSSGAPDDSLKDCVNQLTCPGYLLDSGWNVLAWNPQAGALFSGWLGVDEHPNLLDFMFLHPLARELVTNWPERAKRVVAEFRAETSHYAHSEAVRQSVINLRERSHEFNQWWSQQEVLAREGGERRFHHPLQGEICYRQQTFFPAGYAECKLVILVPET; translated from the coding sequence ATGATTGATAACGCAGAATCGCTCAGCGGACCGAAAGCGCTGGGCATGTTTTTACGTACTCACCGCGAACGTGTCACGCCTGAAATGGTCGGGCTTCCCGGTTCTTCACGCCGCAGAACCAGCGGTTTGCGCCGTGAAGAACTGGCACAAATCAGCGGGATCAGCGCAACGTGGTATACGTGGATTGAGCAGGGCCGTGATGTATCCATTTCCGCCGCCACGCTCGACAGCCTGGCAAAAGCGTTACGGCTGGAGCCCGCCGCGCGCGAGTATTTATTCAGTTTAGCCTCGGTTAAAGATCCGCAGGCGTTGCCCTCCTCCGGCGCGCCGGACGACAGCCTGAAAGATTGCGTGAATCAGCTGACCTGCCCCGGCTATCTGCTCGACAGTGGCTGGAATGTGCTGGCGTGGAATCCGCAAGCCGGGGCGTTGTTCAGTGGCTGGCTGGGCGTGGATGAACATCCTAATCTGCTGGATTTTATGTTCCTGCATCCGCTGGCCCGCGAACTGGTCACCAACTGGCCGGAACGCGCTAAACGCGTGGTGGCGGAGTTTCGTGCTGAGACCAGTCATTACGCCCATTCTGAAGCGGTCCGCCAGTCGGTGATAAACCTGCGGGAGCGCAGCCACGAATTCAATCAGTGGTGGTCGCAGCAGGAAGTGCTGGCGCGCGAAGGGGGTGAACGGCGTTTCCATCATCCGCTTCAGGGCGAAATCTGTTACCGGCAGCAGACATTTTTTCCTGCCGGATATGCAGAATGTAAACTGGTGATCCTGGTACCGGAAACGTAA
- a CDS encoding DUF808 domain-containing protein, with product MAGGSLLALIDDIASILDDVAAMSKVAAKKTASVLGDDLALNAQQVTGVKADRELPIVWAVAKGSMINKAILVPLALLISAFIPWAVTPLLMIGGAYLCYEGFEKIAHKLMPGEHHEEEKPAATEIKTEADAKNHEKDKIKGAVRTDFILSAEIIVISLGIVSSAPFLNQVTVMVLIAVAMTVGVYGLVGAIVKIDDAGLYLSKLNGESSIMNGVRAFGRGIVNLAPWLMKALSVVGTVAMFLVGGSIISHGLPFMHSLIEPLMHGHQSWVNTLITGATDLVVGLVVGAAVLVLAMIGKKVLGKKQ from the coding sequence ATGGCGGGTGGTAGTCTTCTGGCCTTAATCGATGACATCGCATCGATTCTTGATGATGTGGCGGCAATGAGTAAAGTCGCTGCGAAAAAAACAGCCAGCGTGCTGGGCGATGATCTGGCGCTGAATGCACAACAGGTTACGGGAGTGAAAGCCGATCGCGAATTGCCGATCGTCTGGGCGGTCGCCAAAGGCTCAATGATCAACAAAGCCATTCTGGTTCCGCTGGCTTTACTGATCAGTGCGTTTATCCCCTGGGCCGTCACCCCGTTGCTGATGATTGGCGGTGCGTATCTGTGTTACGAGGGTTTCGAAAAAATCGCCCATAAACTCATGCCGGGCGAGCATCATGAAGAAGAAAAACCGGCAGCCACCGAAATAAAAACAGAAGCAGATGCCAAAAATCACGAAAAAGATAAGATCAAAGGCGCGGTGCGCACCGACTTTATTCTTTCGGCTGAAATCATTGTGATCTCGCTCGGTATTGTCTCATCAGCGCCCTTCCTTAATCAGGTCACCGTAATGGTGCTGATTGCGGTGGCAATGACTGTCGGTGTTTACGGGCTGGTGGGCGCGATTGTCAAAATTGACGACGCCGGTTTGTACCTGAGCAAACTAAACGGTGAAAGCAGCATCATGAACGGTGTACGCGCCTTTGGCCGCGGCATCGTGAATCTCGCCCCCTGGCTGATGAAAGCCCTGTCGGTTGTGGGGACTGTGGCGATGTTCCTGGTCGGTGGCAGCATTATCAGCCACGGTCTGCCGTTTATGCACAGCCTGATTGAGCCCCTGATGCACGGGCACCAAAGCTGGGTGAATACGCTGATTACCGGTGCCACTGATTTAGTCGTCGGTCTGGTGGTAGGTGCCGCCGTGCTGGTGCTGGCAATGATTGGAAAGAAAGTATTGGGCAAGAAACAATAA